A single window of Pseudoduganella plicata DNA harbors:
- a CDS encoding cyanophycinase, translating to MAQEPDILKPPTEAPAAEKPLPAAKGSLVIIGGGLRGDNADVWQKIVNLAGGKGARIAVFPAASGTPERAAEIIIGYLKKYGADAFAVPVAVRLAGSDYRKAADDAALAEKIRKSGGVYFAGGDQSRITKALVREDGTRTAALEAVWDLYRRGGVVAGTSAGAAIMSSTMFHNPRAILPMLRNGITDGQEIAPGLGFIGDDVFVDQHLLVRGRFARMIPAMLTKNYKLGLGIDEDSALVINAQREVEVIGYSGGLLIDTSQAVWDKSRPDFNVSNVRISYLDRGDRFNIITQSFTPAPDKAGGRIEAGRTALRGPVYSNDILGNYAVVQLMERLIDSDQEEAIGVASGNPRSTTPEVGFEFRFSKTPESVGYISGIAEAYSVLNIRLDIRPIDIPRPLYKYR from the coding sequence TTGGCCCAGGAACCCGACATCCTGAAGCCGCCGACGGAGGCACCTGCCGCCGAGAAGCCGCTGCCTGCCGCGAAAGGCTCGCTCGTCATCATCGGCGGCGGCCTGCGCGGCGATAACGCGGACGTCTGGCAGAAAATCGTCAACCTCGCCGGCGGCAAGGGCGCCCGTATCGCGGTCTTTCCGGCCGCGTCCGGCACGCCGGAGCGGGCTGCCGAGATCATCATCGGCTATCTGAAGAAATACGGCGCGGACGCCTTTGCCGTGCCCGTCGCCGTACGCCTGGCCGGCAGCGACTACCGCAAGGCGGCCGACGACGCGGCGCTGGCGGAAAAGATCCGCAAATCCGGCGGCGTGTATTTCGCCGGCGGCGACCAGAGCCGCATCACCAAGGCGCTGGTGCGCGAGGACGGCACCCGCACGGCGGCGCTGGAAGCGGTCTGGGACCTGTACCGGCGCGGCGGTGTCGTGGCCGGGACCAGCGCCGGCGCCGCCATCATGAGCAGCACCATGTTCCACAACCCGCGCGCCATCCTGCCGATGCTGCGCAACGGGATCACGGACGGCCAGGAGATCGCGCCCGGTCTCGGCTTCATCGGCGACGACGTGTTCGTCGACCAGCACCTGCTGGTACGAGGCCGCTTCGCGCGCATGATTCCAGCCATGCTGACCAAGAACTACAAGCTGGGACTGGGCATCGACGAAGACAGCGCGCTGGTCATCAACGCCCAGCGCGAGGTCGAGGTCATCGGCTACAGCGGTGGCCTCCTGATCGACACGTCGCAGGCGGTATGGGACAAGTCCAGGCCGGACTTCAATGTCAGCAACGTGCGCATCAGCTACCTGGACCGGGGCGACCGCTTCAACATCATCACGCAAAGCTTCACGCCGGCGCCGGACAAGGCGGGAGGCCGGATCGAAGCGGGCCGTACGGCGCTGCGCGGCCCCGTCTACAGCAACGACATCCTTGGCAACTATGCGGTCGTCCAGCTGATGGAACGGCTGATCGACAGCGACCAGGAGGAGGCCATCGGTGTCGCCAGCGGCAATCCGCGCAGCACGACACCGGAGGTGGGGTTCGAGTTCCGCTTCTCGAAGACGCCGGAAAGCGTGGGCTACATCTCCGGCATCGCCGAAGCGTATTCCGTGCTGAACATCCGTCTGGATATCCGCCCCATCGATATTCCGCGGCCACTGTACAAGTACCGCTGA
- a CDS encoding GNAT family N-acetyltransferase — protein sequence MTGPFEVDTDRDRLDVGMIHCFLGEESTWAQGMPRGVLQRAIDGSLCFGVYDAGGAQVAFARVITDYSTFAYLLDVFVLPAHRGQGHSTRLMDAVMAHPGLQTVRRFMLTTTTASDLYARYGFAPTPFADALMERYLPDLYRTMAE from the coding sequence ATGACTGGCCCATTCGAAGTCGATACCGACAGGGACCGGCTCGATGTCGGCATGATCCACTGCTTCCTCGGCGAGGAATCGACGTGGGCGCAGGGCATGCCGCGCGGCGTGCTGCAGCGCGCGATCGACGGTTCGCTGTGCTTCGGCGTGTACGATGCCGGTGGCGCCCAGGTGGCCTTCGCGCGCGTCATTACCGACTACTCCACGTTTGCCTACCTGCTCGATGTCTTCGTGCTGCCGGCCCATCGCGGCCAGGGCCACAGCACGCGCCTGATGGATGCGGTGATGGCGCATCCCGGCTTGCAGACGGTGCGCCGCTTCATGCTGACGACGACGACGGCATCGGACCTGTACGCGCGCTACGGCTTCGCACCGACGCCGTTCGCCGACGCGCTGATGGAGCGCTACCTCCCCGATCTCTACCGCACCATGGCAGAATAA
- the argH gene encoding argininosuccinate lyase: MTEQLSKKGEAWSARFSEPVSDLVKRYTASVFFDNRMAKADIEGSLAHAEMLAAQGIIPAADLDAIRAGMAQIAQEIESGKFEWLLDLEDVHLNIEKRLTELAGDAGKRLHTGRSRNDQVATDIRLYVRSAIDDITALLTQLRSALVDLAEKHADTILPGFTHMQVAQPITFGHHMLAYVEMFGRDAERMADCRKRVNRLPLGAAALAGTTFPIDRERVARTLGFDDVCHNSLDAVSDRDFAIEFTAAASLIMTHVSRMSEELVIWMSPRVGFIDIADRFCTGSSIMPQKKNPDVPELARGKTGRVYGHLMGLLTLMKGQPLAYNKDNQEDKEPLFDTVDTVVDTLRIFADMAGGITVKPEAMRAAALQGYATATDLADYLVKKGLPFRDAHEAVAHAVRTCVDAGCDLADLSLVQLQKFSPLIGDDVFAVLTLEGSVAARDHVGGTAPNQVRAAIARVRSQLAM; encoded by the coding sequence ATGACTGAACAACTCTCGAAAAAAGGCGAGGCCTGGTCGGCCCGCTTCTCCGAACCCGTCTCCGATCTCGTCAAGCGTTACACCGCCTCCGTCTTCTTCGACAACCGCATGGCCAAGGCCGACATCGAAGGCTCGCTGGCGCACGCCGAGATGCTGGCGGCGCAGGGCATCATTCCCGCCGCCGACCTGGACGCCATCCGCGCCGGCATGGCGCAGATCGCGCAGGAGATCGAGTCCGGCAAGTTCGAATGGCTGCTGGACCTGGAAGACGTCCACCTGAATATCGAAAAACGCCTGACCGAGCTGGCCGGCGACGCGGGCAAGCGCCTGCACACGGGCCGCTCCCGTAACGACCAGGTGGCCACCGACATCCGCCTGTACGTGCGCTCGGCCATCGACGACATTACCGCCCTCCTCACGCAGCTGCGCAGCGCGCTGGTCGACCTGGCGGAAAAGCATGCGGACACGATCCTGCCGGGCTTCACGCACATGCAGGTGGCGCAGCCGATCACGTTCGGCCACCACATGCTGGCGTACGTCGAGATGTTCGGCCGCGATGCCGAGCGCATGGCCGACTGCCGCAAGCGCGTCAACCGCCTGCCGCTGGGCGCCGCCGCACTGGCCGGCACCACGTTCCCGATCGACCGCGAGCGCGTGGCGCGCACGCTGGGTTTCGATGACGTCTGCCACAACTCGCTGGACGCCGTCTCGGACCGCGACTTCGCCATCGAGTTCACGGCCGCCGCCTCGCTGATCATGACGCACGTGTCGCGCATGTCGGAAGAGCTGGTGATCTGGATGAGCCCACGAGTGGGCTTCATCGACATCGCCGACCGCTTCTGCACGGGCTCGTCCATCATGCCGCAGAAGAAAAACCCGGACGTGCCGGAACTGGCACGGGGCAAGACGGGCCGCGTCTACGGCCACCTGATGGGCCTCCTGACCTTGATGAAGGGCCAGCCGCTGGCGTACAACAAGGACAACCAGGAAGACAAGGAGCCGCTGTTCGACACCGTCGACACGGTTGTCGACACGCTACGCATCTTCGCCGATATGGCCGGCGGCATTACCGTCAAGCCCGAAGCGATGCGCGCCGCCGCGCTGCAGGGTTATGCAACGGCCACCGACCTGGCCGACTACCTGGTCAAGAAGGGACTGCCGTTCCGCGACGCGCACGAAGCGGTAGCGCATGCCGTGCGCACCTGCGTCGATGCCGGTTGCGACCTGGCCGACCTGTCTTTGGTCCAGCTGCAGAAATTCTCGCCGCTGATCGGCGACGACGTGTTTGCCGTCCTCACGCTGGAAGGGTCGGTGGCCGCGCGCGATCACGTCGGCGGCACGGCGCCGAACCAGGTGCGCGCCGCCATTGCCCGGGTCAGGAGCCAGCTCGCCATGTAA
- a CDS encoding TRAP transporter small permease subunit: protein MAVSRAIDKLNDSIAAAVSWALLLAVLICAGNALVRYSLNMSSNAWLEIQWYLFAAVFMLASPHTLRRDEHVRIDVVTGRFTKRTQVWLDLFGYLFFLMPVCLVILYYGIPFGLLSVRSAEMSSNAGGLIVWPAKILVPIGFALMILQGISEIIKRIAYLRGRLDASAFSKHATTPAEEIAAIKAANQIN, encoded by the coding sequence ATGGCAGTTTCGCGGGCAATCGACAAACTGAACGATTCAATCGCGGCGGCAGTGTCCTGGGCACTGCTGCTGGCGGTGCTGATCTGCGCAGGCAATGCGCTGGTCCGCTATTCGCTCAACATGAGTTCCAACGCCTGGCTGGAAATCCAGTGGTACCTGTTTGCCGCTGTATTCATGCTGGCTTCCCCCCACACGTTGCGGCGCGACGAACACGTGCGCATCGACGTCGTTACCGGCCGCTTCACGAAACGCACGCAGGTATGGCTCGACCTGTTCGGCTACCTGTTCTTCCTGATGCCGGTCTGCCTCGTGATCCTGTATTACGGCATCCCGTTCGGCCTGCTGTCGGTGCGAAGCGCCGAGATGTCCAGCAATGCCGGCGGCCTGATCGTCTGGCCCGCCAAGATCCTCGTCCCCATCGGTTTCGCGCTGATGATACTGCAAGGTATATCCGAGATCATCAAGCGCATCGCCTACCTGCGCGGCCGGCTCGACGCCAGCGCCTTCAGCAAGCATGCGACCACGCCCGCGGAAGAAATCGCGGCGATCAAAGCAGCCAACCAGATCAACTGA
- a CDS encoding TRAP transporter large permease has product MEAFIIANMAPIMFGALVIFLLSGFPVAFALAANGLLFGLVGIELGLLKPELLQALPNRIFGIMANDTLLAIPFFTFMGLILERSGMAEDLLDTIGQLFGPIRGGVAYAVIFVGALLAATTGVVAASVISMGLISLPVMLRYGYDKRLASGVIAASGTLAQIIPPSLVLIVMADQLGRSVGDMYKAAFVPGLLLTAMYAGYVLAVSIFKPHHAPALPEHARNLKEPNGDTGVRSLLVLVVAAVAASYGFAHYYEATHPAAHADEVGIFSAALGIVGAFVFAAANRYLKLGLLSKMAEKVVFVLIPPLALIFLVLGTIFIGLATPTEGGGMGALGAILLAMMNRRLNWGLLSQAMMSTTRLSCFVIFILIGSTVFALVFRGVNGDLWVEHLLSSLPGGATGFLIVVNILFFGLAFFLDFFELAFILVPLVGPVAEKLGIDLIWFGVLLGVNMQTSFMHPPFGFALFYLRSVAPKEVKTADIYWGAIPFVCIQVIMVALIIAFPNLVSVSAKTDMTEQIELQIDAPADYGSPAEGAQDETKDGEAPQLNFSTDEEEKKK; this is encoded by the coding sequence ATGGAAGCCTTCATCATCGCCAACATGGCGCCCATCATGTTCGGGGCGCTCGTCATCTTCCTGCTGTCCGGCTTTCCCGTCGCCTTCGCACTGGCGGCGAACGGGCTGCTGTTCGGCCTCGTCGGCATCGAACTGGGCCTCCTGAAGCCCGAGCTGCTGCAGGCCCTGCCAAACCGCATCTTCGGCATCATGGCCAACGACACGCTGCTGGCCATTCCGTTCTTTACCTTCATGGGGCTGATCCTGGAGCGCTCGGGCATGGCCGAGGACCTGCTCGACACGATCGGCCAGCTGTTCGGACCGATCCGCGGCGGCGTAGCGTACGCCGTCATTTTTGTCGGCGCGCTGCTGGCGGCGACCACCGGCGTCGTCGCCGCCTCCGTCATTTCGATGGGCCTGATCTCGCTGCCCGTCATGCTGCGCTATGGCTACGACAAGCGCCTCGCGTCGGGCGTCATCGCCGCTTCCGGCACGCTGGCGCAGATCATTCCGCCCTCGCTGGTGCTGATCGTGATGGCCGACCAGCTGGGCCGCTCGGTCGGTGACATGTACAAGGCCGCTTTCGTACCGGGCCTGCTGCTCACCGCCATGTATGCCGGCTACGTGCTGGCCGTGTCGATCTTCAAGCCGCACCATGCGCCGGCGCTGCCGGAACATGCACGCAACCTGAAGGAGCCCAATGGCGACACGGGCGTGCGTTCGCTGCTGGTATTGGTGGTCGCGGCCGTGGCGGCCTCGTACGGCTTCGCTCACTATTACGAGGCAACCCACCCAGCTGCGCATGCCGACGAAGTGGGCATCTTTTCGGCCGCGTTGGGCATCGTCGGCGCTTTCGTTTTCGCCGCCGCCAACCGCTACCTGAAACTGGGCCTGTTGTCGAAAATGGCCGAGAAGGTGGTGTTCGTGCTGATTCCGCCGCTGGCGCTGATCTTCCTCGTGCTGGGGACGATCTTCATCGGCCTGGCCACGCCGACGGAAGGCGGCGGCATGGGCGCCCTCGGCGCCATCCTGCTGGCCATGATGAACCGCCGGCTGAACTGGGGCCTGCTGTCGCAGGCGATGATGTCGACGACGCGGCTGTCGTGCTTCGTCATCTTCATCCTGATCGGCTCCACCGTGTTCGCGCTGGTCTTCCGTGGCGTCAACGGCGACCTGTGGGTCGAACACCTGCTATCAAGCCTGCCAGGTGGCGCGACGGGCTTCCTTATCGTCGTCAACATCCTGTTCTTCGGGCTGGCGTTCTTCCTCGACTTCTTCGAGCTGGCCTTCATCCTCGTGCCGCTGGTGGGGCCGGTAGCGGAAAAGCTGGGGATCGACCTGATCTGGTTCGGCGTGCTGCTGGGCGTGAACATGCAGACGTCGTTCATGCACCCGCCGTTCGGCTTCGCGCTGTTCTACCTGCGCTCCGTAGCGCCGAAGGAAGTGAAAACCGCGGACATCTACTGGGGCGCGATCCCGTTCGTCTGCATCCAGGTGATCATGGTGGCGCTCATCATCGCCTTCCCCAACCTGGTATCGGTCAGCGCGAAAACGGACATGACGGAGCAGATCGAACTGCAGATCGACGCGCCGGCCGATTACGGCTCGCCAGCCGAGGGTGCGCAGGACGAGACGAAAGACGGCGAGGCGCCGCAGCTGAACTTCTCGACCGACGAGGAAGAGAAGAAGAAATAG